The following proteins come from a genomic window of Chryseobacterium glaciei:
- a CDS encoding beta-1,6-N-acetylglucosaminyltransferase, whose translation MKNVYIGGSNEQLDFSIKPISIAYLILVHRLPDQFKRLFTAIYEPSNFYLIHIDKKASLEIGEEVATFLEKYPNVHILKSENVIWGGYSMVQAELDGMNYLLNMDEKWDYFINLSGQDYPLKSQKIIKDFLSKNNGKSYIKFADQEKVRPETMNRIENYFEESEDNISDKTHKREFMKDVIPYIGGQWMILTRGCCEFICNSVEVKKFEDYYLNTLIADESFFQTVLMNTSFNGILVDDDKRAIIWIPDGDIKLRPKTFTGTDLDFLQKGGHLFARKFDDNVDDKIINSIELQYNEPFKTLVKVTDVKSISKSVNHLN comes from the coding sequence ATGAAAAATGTTTACATAGGTGGAAGTAACGAGCAACTTGATTTTTCCATAAAACCTATTAGCATTGCGTATTTGATCTTGGTACATCGTTTACCCGATCAATTCAAAAGACTTTTTACTGCAATTTACGAACCTTCCAATTTCTATCTTATTCATATTGATAAAAAAGCAAGTCTGGAAATCGGCGAAGAAGTCGCAACTTTTTTGGAAAAATATCCGAATGTGCACATTCTTAAAAGTGAAAATGTAATTTGGGGAGGGTACAGTATGGTTCAGGCTGAACTAGATGGAATGAATTATCTCCTGAATATGGATGAAAAATGGGACTATTTCATTAATCTAAGCGGACAAGATTATCCTTTGAAGTCACAAAAGATCATCAAAGATTTTTTATCTAAAAACAATGGTAAAAGTTATATAAAATTTGCCGATCAGGAAAAAGTGAGACCTGAAACTATGAACAGGATCGAAAATTATTTTGAAGAATCCGAGGATAATATCTCAGATAAGACTCATAAAAGAGAGTTTATGAAAGATGTAATTCCTTATATCGGAGGACAATGGATGATTTTAACAAGAGGTTGCTGTGAGTTTATCTGTAATAGTGTTGAAGTGAAAAAATTTGAAGATTATTATCTCAATACTCTTATTGCTGACGAATCTTTTTTTCAAACTGTTTTGATGAATACTTCGTTTAATGGAATTTTAGTTGATGATGATAAAAGAGCGATTATCTGGATTCCCGATGGAGATATTAAATTACGCCCAAAAACTTTCACGGGAACTGATTTAGATTTTCTACAAAAAGGGGGTCATCTGTTTGCCAGAAAGTTTGATGATAATGTGGACGATAAGATAATTAATAGTATTGAGCTTCAATATAATGAGCCTTTTAAAACATTGGTGAAAGTAACTGATGTGAAAAGTATCAGTAAAAGCGTAAATCATCTTAATTAA
- a CDS encoding phage integrase SAM-like domain-containing protein: protein MASVSFFTRGKVENKISTIWVRLRDKGVDVKVPLPHLKCKPKDWKNGKCVISSRNVNNELVELNIELIRLETKIISDYTNYKPEIDLKGWLEVTVSPQKAISEMNEPQSDNILLFIDDYISLKKDVVSESTIKKANVVKQLIKRYCEDLRARKKTFKHLKFSDLDNSFRVDFEKYCLRENYKTSTTYRNLKFLKMICKVAESLDIQVHKHAFLWKFDIEKASRNVPKSVYLTFDELDKIERTEMPSEYLDNARDWLLIACYTGQRVSDYLRFNSSMVVQDDENQSYIEFNQVKTGTKMQIPLLQKVQNILLKRGGEFPRKISDVNLNLYIKDVCELATIDEVLYNGKVMTIEREGLPRITRKVFGNYPKYQLVTSHIGRKSFATNFYEKIPITYLLNFTGHKTERQLLTYISKTDVEKAKSTAKIFKSLGF, encoded by the coding sequence ATGGCATCAGTTAGTTTTTTTACAAGAGGTAAAGTTGAAAACAAGATTAGTACAATCTGGGTACGGTTAAGAGATAAGGGGGTAGATGTAAAAGTCCCTCTCCCACACTTAAAATGTAAACCCAAAGATTGGAAAAATGGAAAATGTGTGATAAGTTCACGAAATGTGAACAATGAGTTAGTTGAATTGAATATTGAGCTTATCAGGCTGGAAACAAAAATAATTTCAGATTATACCAACTACAAACCTGAAATAGATTTAAAGGGTTGGCTTGAGGTAACAGTGAGCCCCCAAAAAGCTATTTCAGAAATGAATGAACCACAATCTGACAACATACTTTTATTTATAGATGACTATATTAGTTTGAAGAAGGATGTAGTAAGTGAGTCAACCATTAAGAAAGCAAACGTTGTTAAGCAGTTGATAAAGCGTTATTGTGAAGACCTAAGAGCTAGAAAGAAAACCTTTAAACATTTGAAGTTTTCTGATTTAGATAATTCTTTCAGAGTGGATTTTGAAAAGTATTGTCTAAGAGAGAACTATAAAACATCTACTACTTATAGAAATCTTAAATTTTTGAAAATGATTTGTAAGGTTGCTGAGTCTCTTGACATACAGGTACACAAGCACGCTTTTCTATGGAAATTTGATATAGAGAAAGCATCTAGAAATGTCCCGAAGTCTGTCTATCTTACTTTTGATGAGCTAGACAAAATAGAAAGAACAGAGATGCCAAGTGAATACTTGGATAATGCTAGGGATTGGTTGTTGATAGCTTGCTATACAGGACAGAGAGTTAGTGATTATTTGAGGTTCAATTCCAGTATGGTTGTACAAGATGATGAAAATCAATCTTACATAGAGTTTAATCAAGTCAAAACGGGAACTAAGATGCAAATTCCACTACTACAAAAAGTACAAAATATTTTGCTGAAAAGAGGAGGTGAATTTCCACGCAAGATTTCTGATGTAAACCTTAATCTATACATTAAAGATGTTTGTGAGTTGGCGACTATAGATGAGGTTTTGTACAATGGAAAGGTTATGACAATTGAGAGAGAGGGGTTGCCAAGAATCACCAGAAAAGTTTTTGGTAACTATCCAAAGTATCAACTTGTAACTTCTCACATTGGAAGAAAAAGCTTTGCTACGAACTTCTATGAAAAGATTCCTATTACTTACTTGTTAAATTTTACTGGACATAAAACAGAGAGACAACTTCTTACATACATAAGTAAGACAGATGTAGAGAAAGCGAAATCAACAGCAAAAATTTTTAAAAGTCTGGGCTTTTAG
- a CDS encoding NACHT domain-containing protein, with translation MGFATAGIALINALKEPLFKKAKEYGDEYIFLYQNGLVEYIDNYLEKFSKIKTFIHRDIRIPFYDVFYPVSIVTSAKKPVKDIIELIEEKRFVTISGNAGSGKSMLTKHIFMSCVESSKSVPILIELRQLNTSDSNIEELVTKIITNNNISPSDKITEKILSEGNFIFIIDGYDEIFSQHKEKITRDIEQFVDRYSNNKFLITSRPGAGVESLQRFDNYSIGALKSTDIKKFVKLQLDKYDRQLGKKILEEIENPVNNDFRHYLSSPLLLSMFIFTFKNYPELPKKRSKFYWNVFDTLCTRHDSFSKSGGWQHERQSGLKNEELEKILCWFSYISLFTGSYTFDLDYLKNNIQRIIDTKINGTSDLEKVIYDLSVSLSMLIKDGTSYTFPHKSLQEYFAASLIKSLDYSQKKDVYTKKLDALVENSYGGNSNFYNLCFELDNINFLNLLIFENPNFNFNRDLNTGLEKTLEIFKILEYELLFTGTYVKEYSFKLEGMSGSNSPVIDFLINNVHPDISFSKVDTILKESTEMLSLLKEKSTTKEFIGEDITMCKILQSDLANPIVVKFFEKSLIISACSSYYDYFKEQLSFYEKYIISEQEGTEDLLDI, from the coding sequence ATGGGATTTGCTACTGCTGGAATTGCTTTAATAAATGCACTTAAAGAACCTCTTTTTAAAAAAGCCAAGGAGTATGGAGATGAATATATATTTCTATATCAAAACGGTTTAGTTGAATATATTGATAACTATTTGGAAAAGTTTTCAAAGATTAAAACATTCATACATAGAGATATTAGGATTCCATTTTACGATGTATTCTACCCTGTATCTATTGTTACCTCCGCTAAAAAGCCAGTTAAAGATATAATTGAGCTAATAGAAGAAAAAAGATTTGTTACAATTTCTGGAAATGCTGGTAGTGGCAAAAGTATGCTCACGAAACATATTTTCATGTCTTGTGTTGAAAGTAGCAAATCAGTACCCATACTGATTGAGCTAAGACAACTCAATACATCAGATAGCAACATTGAAGAGTTAGTTACAAAAATTATCACAAATAATAATATTTCACCTAGTGATAAGATAACTGAAAAAATTCTAAGTGAAGGCAATTTCATCTTTATAATAGATGGTTACGATGAAATATTTTCACAACACAAGGAGAAAATCACCCGAGACATAGAGCAGTTCGTAGACAGATACAGTAATAATAAATTTTTAATTACATCACGCCCTGGAGCTGGAGTTGAATCCTTACAAAGGTTCGACAATTATTCAATTGGGGCTTTAAAAAGCACTGACATTAAGAAATTTGTGAAACTACAACTAGATAAGTATGATAGGCAATTAGGAAAAAAAATTCTAGAAGAGATTGAAAATCCTGTAAATAATGATTTTAGACACTACTTGTCAAGTCCATTGCTTCTATCGATGTTCATTTTTACATTTAAAAACTATCCAGAATTGCCTAAAAAAAGAAGTAAATTTTATTGGAATGTTTTTGATACCTTGTGTACTAGACATGATTCTTTTTCAAAATCTGGTGGTTGGCAACACGAAAGACAGTCTGGCTTAAAAAATGAAGAATTAGAAAAGATTTTATGTTGGTTCTCATACATTTCTTTATTCACTGGCTCATATACTTTTGATTTAGATTATTTAAAAAATAATATTCAACGTATAATTGATACCAAGATTAATGGAACTTCGGATTTAGAAAAAGTAATTTATGATTTAAGCGTATCCTTATCTATGCTTATCAAAGACGGAACATCATATACTTTTCCCCACAAATCATTACAAGAATATTTTGCAGCTTCACTAATAAAGTCCTTAGATTACAGTCAAAAAAAAGATGTATATACTAAAAAGCTTGATGCACTAGTAGAAAATTCGTATGGTGGCAATTCAAACTTTTACAATTTATGTTTTGAATTAGATAACATAAACTTTTTAAACCTTTTAATTTTTGAAAATCCAAATTTCAATTTTAATCGTGATTTAAATACTGGTTTAGAAAAAACATTAGAGATTTTTAAAATTTTGGAGTATGAATTACTATTTACAGGTACTTACGTAAAAGAATATTCATTCAAACTGGAAGGCATGAGTGGCAGTAATAGCCCTGTTATTGATTTCTTAATCAACAATGTTCATCCTGACATCAGCTTTAGTAAGGTGGATACAATATTAAAAGAATCAACAGAAATGCTTTCATTACTAAAAGAAAAATCAACAACAAAAGAATTTATTGGCGAAGATATCACAATGTGTAAAATACTGCAATCAGATTTAGCCAACCCTATTGTTGTTAAATTTTTTGAAAAATCCTTGATTATATCAGCATGCTCATCCTACTACGATTATTTCAAGGAGCAACTTAGCTTTTACGAAAAGTATATAATCTCAGAACAAGAAGGTACCGAAGATTTGTTGGATATTTAA